AAACATCTAGCCAGGTATCATATCTCATTGCTATTCAAAATAATGGGTACACTCTTCACTGAATGAAGTCAATATCATAGGAATCCATAGTAAATTTTCCCGTTTTTAAGACTGAAAAAGTGTCGGTGATGCTTGTTCAAGATCCCCAAGTATGCCACTTTTCCACTTCACTCTACTCCATTAAGAGTttgaacaatttatttttttcctactaaaATTGAGTTGCTTAAAAGTTTGGCCATAATCAAgtttctcctctttttataaaagaaattgtggtatTATTTTTCACAATACACTTAATAGTATTTTCCCAAAGGCCTGACAGTGAATTTTGCATTGAATGTCCATTCAATTTACTTGATTTGTTGGGGTCatatgagaattcagcacaatttctttttttttttttttcttactttattttattttatttttttaaacatcttcagcacaatttcttttttaacactTGATCTTCAGTTtacaaaatcagcaaaggaaacATGATGAAAAAATCATCCTAACACAACACTCTTGTTTAGATActttaggaaaatgtaaatggaattgtgTGTCCATTTACCTTTATGTGGTATTTGTCTGTGACTTGTTGGATATGTTTGTgtgaaaggaaatacaaatcagtGAAAAAAATCAGTGTCATTAAGGATAATTAGGTTTCCTCTGATAGTTGTCTACTTATTGGATCACAGCTccaaatttcattttataataaaagcaTCAAGGAGACAAGGATTTGAATTATTTAGTGGATATTAATTATTAGTACAAAAAGATAATACAAAACAACAGTTTTATTGCTGATGGGTCAAcaggaaacatttttatattcaaactacaaaatgtgaatttatttattttatttatttttggctgcattgggtctttgttgcggtgcacgggcttctcattgtggtggcttctcttgttgtggagcacggactctaggcatgcgggtttcagtagttgtggcacacaggctcagtagttgcggctctcgggctctagagcgcaggctcagtagttgtggcgtgtggactcagttgctccgtggcatgtgggagtctccccgaccagggctcgaacacgtgtcccctgcattggcaggcagattcttaaccactgcaccaccagggaagccctcaaaatgTGAATTTAAATTATGCATCAGTTATTTCACAAATGAAAtgaatgtccttttttccttaaatggTAGACGTGTCAACATTATAAAGCTTCTTCTATCTAAGACATCTGTAAGTAAGCCCTCAAATCTTTGACCTTTTGATCCTCTAATGTGACATGTCCTAAAAAAGACACCAATTATATCACTTCCTGCAGGAACTCTCAGACACAGGATTAACCCAAGGTGAAACACATATGATAAAGAGCAAATCTCTTTGACCTACTAGGAAATCTAGAGatcagaattttcatttttaaaggtagCAGAATTTCATTTGAAAGATATACTTAgtacaaaattttttaaacatctatgTATTTTTCTGAATAAGCTACACCAAAAAGGCTtttgcaaaataatttatttataaaaattagtaATTTGAAAACACTTTCACATGCATATCTTCCTCTGATCCTATCAATAACTCTCTGATTTTTGCtgagaaatattattttcttctttttataaatatactTTGCTTTTGGAAGTAGAATTTTGCAACTTCATAATCATTTATGAAAGACCTTAGCCTTAAGGTTTTCTTAAAGTTATATAAGCAAACAAAGAGGCTTTAGTTTGAtttatatcacttcacacctgatTCAAATTATCTGAAGGGAATATATCAAAAATCAACTTTTAAGAATCAaaatattcagttaaaaatataatttggttTCTAAACAGGATGTTGGAAATCAATTGTCAATGCCTTGCCCATTCTTCAGCTAGTACTTTAGTTCTGTCATTCGAGATCCTATTCAGTAACTTATTTGGATCACaaaattctattatatatattttttttttaacaaatattaattaagcACCTCTCTGTGTTGGGTAGTATATTAATACAAGTGGTTCCTACAGACCCTGACCTAAAAGCTTGCACTATAATAGAGATACTAATTGTCCATCCCACCAATCCACAATTACTATGAAAGGCACTAACAGAAATGTTCCATATTTCTCCAATCCAGGAAATAAACATGGAATAGTTTGTTTTTAGATCCAAATTCACTGTCTTAATAAAAAAGGTACAGTTTTATTTCACAACAATTTGACACACTTAACTATTAATTTAAGAAACAGCATACATTTTTCAGCATCTAAACGTTAAGAGAAaatgcttgtttattttattaaaggtGATTTCCTTATCTTTGTACTTGAAAGAAAATGATCAGCAGTAACATGAAGTCTGGTTGAATAATGAGAAATTATTTTGCCagttttatttccaattttactttagtaaaaaaattaaaagtaaatgatttgcaaattcaCCAGGAACCCTGTTTccccaataaacatatgaatgcTAAAATTAAGTTTCAGACAAATGCCTCCAAAAGCTCATCAAATAACCATCTTGTTGAAAAAGGCACTTAAACAAGAAACCATAATATGAACTGAACAGTTTTATTTCCATCTTTATGAAGAACTTGTTTGAAATAAACACTTCATGAACTACCCAGAGCAACATGATGAGAAACTTCagtttattattttgtcttttaatgtAATTGTAATGTCAGATCTCCCCAGATCTTCTTCCAAGTGTACCAAGTCATTGTACTAGCTTTTAGAAAACATGCTCTTTGAGAGTGCAAAGCATCTGAAAGCTACCACAAAAATGTTCATGGGAAGAGGATGAGGGTAGAAAGTGATATCAAGCATTGCTATAACATAAGAAATTGAAAAGATCTTGGATACCATCTAAAACAGTGATTTGCCAAGAAAGTTTTGGATAATAGAAAGTCTGAGGATCTAAGCAAATCTATTAAAACAAATTATCTAAACGTATACCCCAGGAAACTAAACTGGTAAATGCACTCCAGGAGTTTTAAATTTAGACAGTCCTAATGCttacttttgagaaaaaaataccttttaagaAGTAAGACCCTCACTCTATAGGTAGGGAAACAGGAAAACCAATTAAATCAATTAACTTTTCAAGGAAGCAGAGTAgacttgtatacatatatatatatatatatatatatatatgtatatatatgaaatataaaatgtatttcttttaagataaaattGACCTGattatatataaagaacattAGAAATTTGAAAATTCATTGTTGTATACAGGAATGTTTTTAATGCACCCTTTGTACCTTTCATAttactataaatattattttgtatcagcttaatgttttatttttaaaatgttttctttgatcACCATAGATTTACTGTGCTATAATAAGCCTGAGAGTAAAAACCATGACTATTGGAATAAAGTTTGCAATGTTATCATTTTTTAAGTAATAGAAATAATAGTGTGCAgatgattttataaaaatgaaatcacacacaaaatacactggaaacaaatgaaagatGGGACACATGAAAGTATATAGGAGTTTAGTCCATCTTATTCTCCCATATCCTCAAGACTCAAAACAATGTTCAGGACATGGAGACCTGAAGTGAACCTTTGTTGAATCAAATTCATTATTGAATCAAACATTGTCGAGTCAAAACACCAATTCAGAGAAAAGGAAGGTAACATCCTGATTGAAATCCCATATACCCgttagaaatgttctaaaatgaattgatacagccatgcTCCCTATGCCagttaaatatgttcatttaaaaatttaaaatacaggttACACTTGGTCACAGCAGATGTTAGtgactaaataaaaatgaatgaaccctTGATTCAATGGAAAGATTCCAGATTCTTCCAGAGGAAGAAACTAGTTCCTTTGGAGCAGGAAGCCAAAAAATTATTAATACTTTCTAAACATCAAGAAAAATGTTCACATCACTGAAACATATGAGTAACAGCATGGGAATAGAAAGAGTCTGAGGATCTACAAGTTTTTAGTATAAGCCAGAAAAGCCATATCCTCCATAGCATGATGGGCAGTAGCAGCCATATCTGTTGCCTCCATGGCTACAGCCATGGCCCATTCTGCAGAAGCTGCTGCATCCGCAGCCATGGCCATAGCCCAGGCCACCAAAGCCTCCACAGCCGAAGCCCAGGCCTTTGCAATAGTTGGCATAGTAGCTCATGGTGTCAAGTATTAGAGATCTGATTTGGCGCTGAAGAGGAATTTCCTGAGTGTGACCATCTCTATCTTCCCCAAATGTTTTTATACCCTCAGTAGTGCAAGTGGTAAACAATGACAGGTGATATTATTTCCATATAAGAGAATAATGTAAAgtcttaaaattactttaaattgtTCTTTTCTTACTTACCAAAGGGTCCAAATTTTTGTTAAAGGACTTttagtaataattattattttttaataagtttgcaTTCCTAAAAACAGAATGTTTCCAAGATGAAAAATGATTATAGCCCCTTCAGAGACCATACTGCGCTGGTGTTCTAGTTAAAATTGTCTAATCTTGTTGATAGCTTCCAGTAGTCCTATAATTACATAACAGATTGCTTCTCTTATTCCATTGTCTTAGCTACTGATCATTCCCAGAACCCAAGACCTTTTACCCATGGTGGTCAGGGCATAGTCACAAAGTCATTAGTGATTTCCAGATAgtcaaattaaaaaacacaaaaacaaaaccaaaaacaaccttcttggttttttattttgttttttgttagttATTTGGTTTGTTTGAAACTTCCTTGGCATTTGCCCTCCTCAcccattcattcttcttttaaagCTTTCTTCCCTTATTTTCTATGGCAAATGTTCAATTAGCTTTCTCTCTCAATTTCTTATTAGTCTTCTTCCCAATTTCGTATTCCTTTATTAACTCTAAAACTGCCCCTTTTCCTCCATATTCAATGTATACACTTTTCCCATGgaatttcaataaatattgtgtTTAATAACGGTGCTTATACCGATTACTCTCAAAAGGCTTCTCTAAATATCAGCTCCATCAATTTGACTATTTACTGGATATGTCCCATTTGAATTGCATTCAAATTTCATGTTTAGTAGTAAATTCATTTTTTCCTCACAAAACTGCCTCTTGTCTGTATATTAGTCATTCAAATCACATACCAGAATATGATCTTGGAATtaattctctttcatattttatgaATATCTTCCCTACTCAGTGCATATTGCACCATAGCAACTCAACCATGTACATGATAATTCATTAATATTCATGTCTGTTCATTGTTTTCACTTAATTCAGTCCTCCACCACTTTTTCCTGGATTAATGTAAGAGCCTCCCCACCAGTCACACTTCCCCAAGGCAGGGCCCTCATCTGATCTGTTCTCCATACTGAGTCCAAATGAACATTctgaaacacaaatctgatcattTCATTTTTCAGCCATTATACCTAAGTCCTTAAGGAAAAGATTATACTCCTAAATTCACAAACAAGGTGTTTCATCACcaaacatttttctctatcctggtcTCTAACAATCTACCATATATTTCCCTTTATTCCATACATAAATAACAAAGATATTATTAATCAACTGCATGCTTTTGAGACTTTACAGGAGCTGCTCCTTCATTCTGGAATCTTCTTTTATACTTATTTACCCATCTTATTCCAACCCACCCTTCAAAAGATAGGTCAAGTGGCACCTGCTCCAAGGACATCCCAAGCTACTTCTACCTCTGCCTGATTTAGAAAATCCTTCAGAGTGCTGCCAAATGCCCTGGATAAAAGTCTGTCTTTGCATTTCATCAGATTTTAGTATACCAATTTGTTTACTGCCTTTTCCATTACATTATTTACTCCTTCAGGGCAAGAACACTTATTATAatcatattttatacttttgtgAATGGAATGGAGTAGGCAATATATTGTTAGTTGAGTGGATAAATTATTAAATGCACAGAtccatagaaaacaaatagcaaatatCTCTAACAGTCTCATCCACAAATTCAGAGGTGCAAGAAGTGTTCATGTATACAAAgtatataataaaaacaacaaaaatgattaTCAAAGCATTCAACTAATAGCTTGCCCCTCcagaagcagaagaaaacttTAACAAAATACTTCatattaaattaaatgttaaaaaattaaatgtaaaagagataagaagaaataaaatgagttgaaaaacaggaaagaaatttttaaaaagataaaatcatatTGGAAGGAAGACCAAGTTCCAAGATGCATAAAGAAGTTTGGATTTAGATGAAAACAAAAGATTCCATTGAGGAAAagcaggaaaataataaaaacaatgaatatgtggctaaaaaagaaataaaaagagttgGAAAGAAAGTGGATAAAATGGGAGATAGGCAGCAACCCAACTTACATATAAGGAGAGtttatgacaaaagaaaaaatgggagagtaCTATTCAAAGTTATAATCTAAGtagaaatttcaaaattaaaagaaaccctcaatgtacatattttttaaacatctttattgaagtataattgctttacaatggtgtgttagtttctgctttataacaaagtgaatcagttatacatatgcatgcatatgttcccatatctcttccctcttgcatctccctccctcccaccttccctatcccacccctctaggtggtcacaaagcactgagctgatctccctgtgctatgcggctgcttcccactagttatctattttacatttggtagtgtatatatgtccatgacactctctcaccctgtcacatctcacccctccccctccccatatcttcaagtccattctttagtagatctgtgtctttattcccatcttgccactaggttcttcatgaccttttttttttttttttttccttagattccacatatatgtgttagcatactgtatttgcttttctctttctgacttacttcactctgtacgacagactctaactccatccacctcattacaaatacttccatttcatttctttttatggctgagtaatattccattgtatatatgtgccacatcctctttatccattcatctgatgatggacacttacgttgcttccatgtcctggctattgtaaatagagctgcaatgaatattttggtacatgactctttttgaactatggttttctcagggtatatgcacagtagtgggattgctgggtcgtatggtagttctatttgtagtttttaaggaacctccatactgttctccatagtggctgtatcaatttacattcccaccaacagtgcaagagtgttccctttcctccacaccctctccagcatttattgtttctagattttttgatgatggccattctgaccggtgtgagatgatacctcattgtagttttgatttgatttctctaatgattaaggatgttgagcattctttcatgtgtctgttggccatctgtatatcttctttggagaaatgtctatttaggtcttctgcccatttttggattaggttgttcgtttttttgttattgagctgcatgggctgcttgtaaatcttggttaatcctttgtcagttgcttcatttgcaaatattttctcccattctgagggttgtcttttggtcctgtttatggtttcctttgctgtgcaaaagcttttaagtttcattatgtcccatttgtttatttgtttttttatttccatttctctaggagttgggtcaaaaaggatcttgctgcaatttatgtcatacagtgttctgcctatgttttcctctaagagtttgatagtgtctggctttacacttaggtctttattccattttgagtttatttttgtgtatggtgttagggagtgttctaatttcatacttttacatgtacctatccaattttcccagcaccactttttgaagaggctgtcttttctccactgtatatgcttgcctcctttatcaaagataaggtgaccatatgtgcgtgggtttatctctgggctttctatcctgttccattgatctatatttctgtttttgtgccagtaccaaactgtcttgattactgtagctttgtaatatagtctgaagtcagggagcctgattcctccagctccatttttcgttctcaagattgctttggctattcggggtcctttgtgtttccatacaaattgtgaaattttttgttctagttctgtgaaaaatgccagtggtagtttgatagggattgcattgaatctgtagattgctttgggtagtagagtcattttcacaatgttgattcttccaatccaagaacatggtatatctctccatctatttgtatcatctttaatttctttcatcagtgtcctataattttctgcatacaggtcttttgtctccttaggtaggtttattcctagatattttattctttttgttgcaatggtaaatgggagagttttcttaatttcactttcagatttttcatcattagtatataggaatgcaagagatttctttttttttttttttttttaacatctttattgaagtataattgccttacaatggtgtgttagcttctgctttataacaaagtgaatcagttatacatatacaatatgttcccatttctcttccctcttgcatctccctccctcccaccctccccatcccacccctctaggtggtcaaaaagcaccgagctgatctccctgtgctatgcggctgcttcccactagttatctattttacatttggtagtgtatatatgtccatgacactctcttaccctgtcacatctcaccccaccccctccccatatcctcaagtccattctctagtaggtctgtgtctttattcccgtcttgccactaggttcttcatggcctttttttttttttttttttttttccttagattccgtatatatgtgttagcatactgtatttgtttttctctttctgacttacttcactctgtatgacagactctaactccatccacctcattacaaatacctccatttcatttctttttatggctgagtaatattccattgtatatatgtgccacatcttctttatccattcatctgtcgatggacatttaggttgcttccatgtcctggctattgtaaatagagctgcaatgaacattttggtacatgactctttttgacctatggttttctcagggtatatgcccagtattgggattgctgggtcgtatggtagttctatttgtagttttttcaggaacctccatactgttctccatagtggctgtatcaatttacattcccaccaacagtgcaagagtgttccctttcctccacaccctctccagcatttattgtttctagattttttgatgatggccattctgaccggtgtgagatgatatctcattgtagttttgatttgcatttctctaatgattaatgatgttgagcattctttcatgtgtctgtaggccatctgtatatcttctttggagaaatgtctatttaggtcttctgcccatttttggattgggttgttggtttttttgttattgagctgcatgagctgcttgtaaatcttggagattaatcctttgtcagttgcttcatttgcaaatattttctcccattctgagggttgtcttttggtcttgtttatggtttcctttgctgtgcaaaagcttttaagtttcattaggtcccatttgtttatttgtgttcttatttccatttctctgggagctgggtcaaaaagaatcttgctgtgatgtatgtcatagagtgttctgcctatgttttcctctaagagtttgatagtgtctgcccttacacttaggtctttaatccattttgagtttatttttgtgcatggtgtcagggagtgttctaatttcatacttttacatgtacctgtccaattttcccagcaccacttattgaagaggctgtcttttctccactgtatattcttgccacctttatcaaagataaggtgaccatatgtgcgtgggtttatctctgggctttctatcctgttccattgatctatatttctgtttttgtgccagtaccaaactgtcttgattactgaagctttgtaatatagtctgaagtcagggagcctgattcccccagctccatttttcgttctcaagattgctttggctattcggggtcttttgtgtttccatacaaattgtgaaattttttgttctagttctgtgaaaaatgccagtggtagtttgatagggactgcattgaatctgtagattgctttgggtagtagagtcattttcacaatgttgattcttccaatccaggaacatggtatatctctccatctatttgtatcatctttaatttctttcatcagtgtcttataattttctgcatacaggtcttttgtctccttaggtag
Above is a window of Eschrichtius robustus isolate mEscRob2 chromosome 6, mEscRob2.pri, whole genome shotgun sequence DNA encoding:
- the LOC137766043 gene encoding keratin-associated protein 19-4-like, coding for MSYYANYCKGLGFGCGGFGGLGYGHGCGCSSFCRMGHGCSHGGNRYGCYCPSCYGGYGFSGLY